TCCGGCGGAAAATGCCATTGGACCGATTTTTGAAGGTCATCGCCGAAAATGCGGCAAAGCGGTACGGACTCTTTGACCGGAAAGGATCCATCGAACCGGGAAAAGATGCCGACCTGATCCTCCTGGATCCGGACAAAACAACACGTATCCGGGGGAAAGAGTTTTATTCCAAGGGGAAAATCACACCCTTTGAAGGGCTGACTTTCGAGGGAAAAATCATGAAAACCCTGCTTCGTGGACACATTATCTACGACGCGGATAAAGGGATCACCGTACCCCCGGGTACCGGACATTTTTTACGAAAAGGATAGCTTTTTATGGCATATATACTCGGTAATGCTGTGATTACAGACGGATTCTCCACCCTTATAGAAAACGGGGCACTGGAAATTTCAGAGGGAAAAATCATCCGCATGGGCAAAACAGAGGAACTGAAAAAAGAAGACGTCCGGTTTTACGATCTGAAAGGCCGGCTTATCCTGCCCGGACTATTAAATCCCCATCATCACCTCTACTCCGCCCTGGCAACGGGACTGGCGCCTGTCGGCCCAACTGAGAATTTTCAGCAGATCCTGGAAAATCTCTGGTGGCATCTGGATCAGTCCCTGGATAAGAAAACCAGCCATTATTCCGCCCTTCACGGACTTCTCCAGTCCATTAAATTCGGCGTCACCACCGTCTTCGACCACCATGCTTCCATGAATGCCGTGAGAAAAAGTCTGGATTTTTTGGAATTCGCTTTTCTTGAAGCAAATCTGAAAGGACTTCTCTGCTATGAAATATCCAACCGGATGGGTAAAGAAGCGGTCAAGGAGCACCTGGAGGAGAATATCCGGTTTTATGAGGATCATAAAGGGAACCCCCAAATTCAGGGACTTTTAGGACTCCATGCCAATTTCACCCTGAGTGATGAAAGCATGACATACATCGCGGACAACAAACCCCCGGATATGCCCATTCATATCCATTGCGGCGAAGATAGATCCGATTTTGATTTCTGTGTTAAGCAGGGGACAGCCGGACCGGTAGACCGTTTGCAAAAGTATGGACTTCTGGACCGTAACTCCCTTCTGGCCCACTGTATTCACCTGTCCAAAAAAGATTATGAGTGGATCGAAAAAATCAATCCCATCGTCATATCCAATCCCGAATCCAATGCCAATAACAATGTAGGCATGATGAATACAGACCGGATCAGCAACTATATTCTGGGGACGGACGGGATGACAGGAAACGTCCTTGGCACCCTGCGTTCCCATTTTCTGCTCCGGAACGGGAAAATTGACGAACCTCTGAAAATCCTCTTTCAACGTCCGGCTGACGTGATTCAACGGTTCTTCCCCCATGCCGGAACCCTGAAAGAAGGATTTGACGCAGATGTGGCCGTGACGAATTACATTCCCGTCACACCCATATCCCTTGAGAATTTATTCTATCATTTGATCTTTGGTGTTCAGGGACAGGAAATGCACATGACCATCGCAAATGGCACCATCCTCTGGGAGAAAGGGGAATTCAAAACATTCGATGAAGGAAAAATCCGTCATGATGTAAAAGAAGCCGTCCAGAAACTACACAAGGTGTATCATGAGTGACCGTTTCGGTATTATCCCTTTCCGGATCCTGATGTCTTATCTACTCCGTTCCCTTGAACTGGGAAGGGCTTTCGGGATTTATGACCATCTCTTTTTTACACCGTCAGACAAAGATCCTTTTAAAACAGAAATTTTCGGTCAGCCCCTGGATACCCCCGTGGGTCCCGCTGCAGGCCCACATACCCAGATGGCCCAGAATATCGTATCCGCCTGGCTTTGCGGCGCCCGGTACATCGAACTGAAAACGGTCCAGACGCTGGATGAAATTACCGTCTCCAAACCCTGTATCGAACTTCAGGATGAAGGCTACAACTGCGAATGGTCCCAGGAATTGAAAATCGAGGAATCCTTCACCGAATATCTGAAAGCCTGGATATTGATTCATCTCCTCCACCACAAATTCCGGCACCCGGGTCCTGTTGGAACGGTCTTCAACATGAGTGTAGGCTACGATATGGCCGGCATCCTCAAAGAGAATGTCCAGTGGTTTTTCCATAAAATGGCAGACTGCCGGACGGAAAAAGAAGCGCTTCTGGATGAAATCCGGGATCTGTACCCGGCGGTGGATGAACTGAATATCCCCAACTGCATATCAAACAACATCACCCTGTCCACCATGCACGGGTGTCCACCGGATGAAATCGAAAAAATCGGCACATATTTGCTGGAAGAGAAAAAACTCCACACCTATATCAAACTCAATCCCACTCTTTTAGGCGCCGAAAAAATCAAAGATATATTGAATAAGCTTGGATATGAAACGAGAGTCCCCGATGTGGCCTTTGAACACGATATCACCTGGGATGCAGCGAAACAGGTTATCCGGTCCCTCCAAAACAAGGCGAAAAAGCACGGACTCCATTTCGGAGTCAAACTCACCAACACACTGGAAGCCCTGAATCATAAGGATGTTTTCAGTGAGGATGCCATGTACATGAGTGGCAAGGCCTTGCATCCCATCAGTATAAATGTAGCTGATATGGTACGCCAGGA
This window of the Candidatus Neomarinimicrobiota bacterium genome carries:
- the ssnA gene encoding putative aminohydrolase SsnA, which encodes MAYILGNAVITDGFSTLIENGALEISEGKIIRMGKTEELKKEDVRFYDLKGRLILPGLLNPHHHLYSALATGLAPVGPTENFQQILENLWWHLDQSLDKKTSHYSALHGLLQSIKFGVTTVFDHHASMNAVRKSLDFLEFAFLEANLKGLLCYEISNRMGKEAVKEHLEENIRFYEDHKGNPQIQGLLGLHANFTLSDESMTYIADNKPPDMPIHIHCGEDRSDFDFCVKQGTAGPVDRLQKYGLLDRNSLLAHCIHLSKKDYEWIEKINPIVISNPESNANNNVGMMNTDRISNYILGTDGMTGNVLGTLRSHFLLRNGKIDEPLKILFQRPADVIQRFFPHAGTLKEGFDADVAVTNYIPVTPISLENLFYHLIFGVQGQEMHMTIANGTILWEKGEFKTFDEGKIRHDVKEAVQKLHKVYHE